In Onychostoma macrolepis isolate SWU-2019 chromosome 12, ASM1243209v1, whole genome shotgun sequence, a single window of DNA contains:
- the anxa11b gene encoding annexin A11b isoform X1 translates to MSYPGYPPAGGSYPSASGPYQQAPGGYPPQPGAYPPQGGYYPPQPGAFPPGAGYPPQAGGYPPQAGGYPAAPGGGFPPQAGGYPAAQPGTYPNMPPAAGGWGGQPGFGAPGGGMPQGYPGGPAPGQQPMPAYPGAPNPSMPGYGGGVPTGPTPPAGPAINKGYRGTMKDFPGADPLRDVEVLRKAMKGFGTNESAIIELLGSRSIKQRVPLKAAYKTTYGKDLMSDLKSELTGNFENLVVAMLKSPTQFDASELREAISGAGTDEACLIEILSSRGNAEIQEVTKIYKAEYGKSLEDAISSDTSGHFRRLLVSLSQGNRDERETVDISLAKQDAQKLYAAGENKVGTDESQFNAILCARSKPHLRQVFHEYQQMCGKDIEKSICGEMSGNVESGMVAVVKCIKNTPAYFAERLHKAMQGAGTKDRTLIRIMVSRSEVDMLDIRQEYLRLYGKSLYTAISGDTSGDYKKLLLKLCGGSD, encoded by the exons ATGAGTTACCCCGGATACCCCCCTGCAGGTGGAAGTTACCCGTCCGCCTCCGGCCCGTATCAGCAGGCCCCAGGCGGATATCCACCCCAACCGGGAGCCTATCCTCCTCAGGGCGGATACTACCCCCCTCAGCCCGGAGCGTTTCCCCCCGGAGCAGGATACCCTCCCCAGGCCGGTGGATACCCTCCTCAGGCTGGCGGTTACCCAGCTGCCCCGGGAGGAGGCTTCCCACCCCAGGCAGGAGGTTACCCTGCCGCCCAGCCCGGGACCTACCCCAACATGCCCCCTGCAG CAGGTGGATGGGGCGGCCAACCCGGCTTTGGAGCT CCGGGTGGAGGAATGCCTCAGGGTTACCCCGGGGGCCCAGCGCCGGGACAGCAGCCCATGCCCGCGTACCCTGGTGCTCCAAACCCGTCTATGCCCGGGTACGGAGGGGGCGTCCCGACCGGACCGACACCACCAGCCGGTCCTGCTATCAAT AAGGGTTACCGCGGTACCATGAAGGATTTTCCTGGCGCCGACCCGCTCAGAGACGTCGAGGTGTTGCGGAAAGCCATGAAGGGCTTCG GAACCAATGAAAGCGCCATTATTGAGCTTCTCGGCAGTCGATCCATCAAGCAGCGCGTGCCGCTGAAGGCGGCGTATAAAACCACTTACGGCAAG GATCTGATGAGCGACCTGAAGTCGGAGCTGACTGGAAACTTTGAGAATCTGGTGGTGGCCATGCTGAAGTCTCCTACGCAGTTCGATGCCTCTGAACTCAGGGAGGCCATATCG GGTGCAGGAACCGACGAGGCCTGTCTCATAGAGATTCTGTCCTCTCGTGGCAATGCTGAGATTCAGGAGGTTACTAAGATCTATAAAGCAG AATACGGTAAATCTCTGGAGGACGCCATCAGCAGCGACACGTCTGGACATTTCCGCCGTCTGCTCGTCTCTCTATCTCAG GGTAATCGAGATGAGCGAGAGACTGTGGATATTTCTCTGGCCAAACAGGATGCTCAG AAACTCTACGCTGCAGGAGAGAATAAAGTCGGCACGGACGAGTCTCAGTTTAATGCGATTCTGTGCGCTCGCAGTAAACCTCATCTGAGACAAG TGTTTCATGAGTACCAGCAGATGTGCGGCAAAGACATTGAGAAGAGCATCTGCGGTGAAATGTCTGGAAACGTGGAGTCTGGAATGGTGGCAGTGG tgaagtgcattaaaaacacTCCTGCCTACTTTGCTGAACGTCTCCACAAAGCCATGCAG GGCGCAGGAACCAAAGACAGGACTCTGATCCGCATCATGGTGTCCCGCTCTGAGGTGGACATGCTGGATATCAGACAGGAGTATCTGCGGCTGTACGGGAAGTCGCTCTACACTGCCATCTCT GGAGACACCTCTGGCGATTACAAGAAACTGCTCCTGAAGCTGTGCGGAGGAAGTGACTGA
- the anxa11b gene encoding annexin A11b isoform X2, with protein MSYPGYPPAGGSYPSASGPYQQAPGGYPPQPGAYPPQGGYYPPQPGAFPPGAGYPPQAGGYPPQAGGYPAAPGGGFPPQAGGYPAAQPGTYPNMPPAGGWGGQPGFGAPGGGMPQGYPGGPAPGQQPMPAYPGAPNPSMPGYGGGVPTGPTPPAGPAINKGYRGTMKDFPGADPLRDVEVLRKAMKGFGTNESAIIELLGSRSIKQRVPLKAAYKTTYGKDLMSDLKSELTGNFENLVVAMLKSPTQFDASELREAISGAGTDEACLIEILSSRGNAEIQEVTKIYKAEYGKSLEDAISSDTSGHFRRLLVSLSQGNRDERETVDISLAKQDAQKLYAAGENKVGTDESQFNAILCARSKPHLRQVFHEYQQMCGKDIEKSICGEMSGNVESGMVAVVKCIKNTPAYFAERLHKAMQGAGTKDRTLIRIMVSRSEVDMLDIRQEYLRLYGKSLYTAISGDTSGDYKKLLLKLCGGSD; from the exons ATGAGTTACCCCGGATACCCCCCTGCAGGTGGAAGTTACCCGTCCGCCTCCGGCCCGTATCAGCAGGCCCCAGGCGGATATCCACCCCAACCGGGAGCCTATCCTCCTCAGGGCGGATACTACCCCCCTCAGCCCGGAGCGTTTCCCCCCGGAGCAGGATACCCTCCCCAGGCCGGTGGATACCCTCCTCAGGCTGGCGGTTACCCAGCTGCCCCGGGAGGAGGCTTCCCACCCCAGGCAGGAGGTTACCCTGCCGCCCAGCCCGGGACCTACCCCAACATGCCCCCTGCAG GTGGATGGGGCGGCCAACCCGGCTTTGGAGCT CCGGGTGGAGGAATGCCTCAGGGTTACCCCGGGGGCCCAGCGCCGGGACAGCAGCCCATGCCCGCGTACCCTGGTGCTCCAAACCCGTCTATGCCCGGGTACGGAGGGGGCGTCCCGACCGGACCGACACCACCAGCCGGTCCTGCTATCAAT AAGGGTTACCGCGGTACCATGAAGGATTTTCCTGGCGCCGACCCGCTCAGAGACGTCGAGGTGTTGCGGAAAGCCATGAAGGGCTTCG GAACCAATGAAAGCGCCATTATTGAGCTTCTCGGCAGTCGATCCATCAAGCAGCGCGTGCCGCTGAAGGCGGCGTATAAAACCACTTACGGCAAG GATCTGATGAGCGACCTGAAGTCGGAGCTGACTGGAAACTTTGAGAATCTGGTGGTGGCCATGCTGAAGTCTCCTACGCAGTTCGATGCCTCTGAACTCAGGGAGGCCATATCG GGTGCAGGAACCGACGAGGCCTGTCTCATAGAGATTCTGTCCTCTCGTGGCAATGCTGAGATTCAGGAGGTTACTAAGATCTATAAAGCAG AATACGGTAAATCTCTGGAGGACGCCATCAGCAGCGACACGTCTGGACATTTCCGCCGTCTGCTCGTCTCTCTATCTCAG GGTAATCGAGATGAGCGAGAGACTGTGGATATTTCTCTGGCCAAACAGGATGCTCAG AAACTCTACGCTGCAGGAGAGAATAAAGTCGGCACGGACGAGTCTCAGTTTAATGCGATTCTGTGCGCTCGCAGTAAACCTCATCTGAGACAAG TGTTTCATGAGTACCAGCAGATGTGCGGCAAAGACATTGAGAAGAGCATCTGCGGTGAAATGTCTGGAAACGTGGAGTCTGGAATGGTGGCAGTGG tgaagtgcattaaaaacacTCCTGCCTACTTTGCTGAACGTCTCCACAAAGCCATGCAG GGCGCAGGAACCAAAGACAGGACTCTGATCCGCATCATGGTGTCCCGCTCTGAGGTGGACATGCTGGATATCAGACAGGAGTATCTGCGGCTGTACGGGAAGTCGCTCTACACTGCCATCTCT GGAGACACCTCTGGCGATTACAAGAAACTGCTCCTGAAGCTGTGCGGAGGAAGTGACTGA